From one Acidobacteriota bacterium genomic stretch:
- a CDS encoding ATPase gives MKKMMYSLASLAMLAGATPAFAQEAAGSGMGAANWVAITAGFAMAIASGLCGLAQGNAAAAAAEGMARNPGATAGIRLALILGLAFIESLALYTFVIIFIKVA, from the coding sequence ATGAAGAAAATGATGTATTCACTGGCATCGCTGGCCATGCTGGCCGGCGCCACGCCCGCCTTCGCGCAGGAAGCTGCCGGCAGCGGAATGGGCGCGGCCAACTGGGTCGCCATCACCGCCGGATTCGCCATGGCCATTGCCTCGGGGCTATGCGGGCTGGCGCAGGGCAATGCCGCTGCGGCCGCCGCCGAAGGCATGGCACGCAATCCGGGAGCCACCGCCGGCATTCGCCTGGCGTTGATTCTCGGACTGGCTTTCATCGAATCACTCGCTTTGTACACCTTCGTTATCATTTTCATCAAAGTGGCCTAA
- a CDS encoding ATP synthase subunit I has protein sequence MRRDHPISPFAGEPPTRDLAEAIARRTPIPRQELALIEGYERRIRRAMWWLSAVGIAAFWVWRGWSWAAGFAAGAILSGLNFHWIKSAVNVITDAVTSQARATAQEGSPPPKTSQGYAIARFIFRYALIGLVGYTILLSSVVSLTAFLAGLFLAIAALMAEAAYQVIHDLNQSFRTK, from the coding sequence ATGCGCCGCGATCATCCCATCTCGCCATTTGCGGGAGAGCCTCCCACCCGTGATTTGGCTGAAGCCATTGCGCGCAGAACCCCGATCCCTCGGCAGGAATTGGCGCTGATCGAGGGATATGAACGCCGCATCCGGCGCGCCATGTGGTGGCTGAGTGCGGTCGGGATAGCTGCATTTTGGGTGTGGCGTGGATGGAGCTGGGCGGCTGGTTTTGCCGCAGGAGCCATTCTTTCCGGATTGAACTTTCATTGGATAAAATCCGCGGTGAATGTTATCACGGATGCCGTTACCTCCCAGGCGCGGGCCACGGCGCAAGAAGGCAGTCCGCCGCCAAAGACCAGCCAGGGGTACGCGATCGCGCGATTCATCTTCCGGTACGCGTTGATTGGCTTAGTAGGATATACTATATTGCTAAGTTCGGTCGTCAGCTTGACGGCCTTCCTGGCGGGACTCTTTCTGGCCATTGCGGCATTAATGGCGGAAGCGGCTTACCAGGTGATTCACGATCTAAATCAAAGTTTTAGGACTAAATAG
- a CDS encoding NADH-quinone oxidoreductase subunit M, giving the protein MWFHDHILSIVMFLPLAGALLMLFLPNENKTLIRWSANVIAFLGFLVSLPLVFWFDNSDGGFQFMESAEWIPSIGARYALGIDGISYLLIMLATLLGFIGVLCSWTYIENRVKEYYIFLLLLQTGMMGVFMSMDFFLFYVFWEVMLVPMYFLIGIWGGPRKLYAAIKFFLYTLSGSVLMLLGILAIYFWNHSVSGVWTFDIPTLSNLSMPLNLQLWLFAAFFVGFAIKVPMFPFHTWLPDAHVEAPTAGSVILAGVLLKMGTYGFLRFSLPMLPDAARDSRVMTAMVTLSLIGIVYGALVSLMQKDWKKLVAYSSVSHMGFITLGIFVLNPNGITGSIIQQINHGISTGALFLLVGIIYERRHTREIAEFGGLSHIMPVYATMFLIVAMSSLGLPTLNGFIGEFVILQGAFEANRTWAAIGTLGIVLGAAYLLWLYQRTMFGTLDNPKNKELKDVNFREAVTLIPLIIWAFWIGLYPKPFFDVLEKPVQRIVRRVRPDYYAGGVYTPPPPAAPEAAEEAGGGAPAEQ; this is encoded by the coding sequence ATGTGGTTCCATGATCATATCTTAAGCATCGTGATGTTCCTGCCGCTGGCGGGAGCGCTGCTCATGCTGTTTCTCCCGAACGAGAACAAGACCCTCATCCGCTGGTCGGCGAACGTCATCGCCTTCCTCGGCTTTTTGGTCTCGCTCCCGCTGGTCTTCTGGTTTGACAACAGTGACGGCGGCTTTCAGTTCATGGAAAGCGCGGAGTGGATCCCCTCCATCGGTGCGCGCTATGCGCTAGGCATTGATGGCATCAGCTATTTGCTGATCATGCTGGCGACCTTGCTGGGCTTCATTGGCGTGCTGTGCTCCTGGACCTACATCGAGAATCGAGTGAAAGAGTATTACATCTTCCTGCTGTTGTTGCAGACGGGCATGATGGGCGTCTTTATGTCCATGGACTTCTTCCTGTTCTACGTTTTCTGGGAAGTCATGCTGGTGCCCATGTATTTTCTGATCGGCATCTGGGGCGGCCCGCGCAAGCTCTATGCGGCGATTAAGTTTTTCCTCTATACGCTGTCCGGTTCCGTGTTGATGTTGCTCGGCATTCTGGCCATCTACTTCTGGAATCACAGCGTCTCCGGAGTTTGGACGTTTGATATTCCCACGCTCTCCAATCTGAGCATGCCGCTCAACCTGCAACTGTGGCTCTTCGCCGCCTTCTTCGTCGGATTTGCCATCAAGGTTCCCATGTTCCCCTTCCACACCTGGCTCCCGGACGCCCACGTGGAAGCGCCCACGGCTGGCTCCGTGATCCTGGCCGGCGTTCTGCTGAAGATGGGCACTTACGGTTTCCTGCGCTTCTCGCTGCCTATGCTCCCAGACGCCGCGCGCGACTCGCGGGTTATGACCGCCATGGTTACGCTTTCGTTGATCGGTATTGTTTACGGCGCACTGGTTTCTCTCATGCAGAAAGATTGGAAGAAGCTGGTCGCCTATTCTTCTGTCAGCCACATGGGCTTCATCACCCTGGGAATTTTCGTGCTGAACCCCAATGGCATCACCGGCAGCATTATCCAGCAGATCAACCACGGCATCTCGACCGGCGCGCTCTTCCTGCTAGTGGGTATTATCTACGAGAGGCGGCACACGCGAGAAATCGCGGAGTTTGGCGGCCTGTCGCACATCATGCCGGTTTACGCCACCATGTTCCTCATCGTTGCCATGTCCTCGTTGGGCCTGCCAACGCTGAACGGGTTCATAGGAGAGTTTGTGATTTTGCAGGGAGCATTTGAAGCCAATAGAACCTGGGCTGCCATCGGAACACTGGGTATTGTGCTCGGCGCGGCCTACCTGCTGTGGCTCTATCAGCGGACCATGTTTGGAACGCTCGACAATCCCAAGAACAAAGAACTCAAAGACGTCAATTTCCGCGAGGCGGTAACGCTGATTCCGTTGATCATCTGGGCATTCTGGATTGGCCTGTACCCCAAGCCATTCTTCGATGTGCTGGAGAAGCCCGTGCAGCGCATCGTGCGGCGCGTACGGCCCGACTATTACGCAGGCGGTGTATATACGCCTCCCCCTCCGGCGGCTCCGGAAGCAGCAGAGGAAGCTGGCGGCGGGGCCCCGGCGGAGCAGTAG
- the atpB gene encoding ATP synthase F0 subunit A, which produces MEHQQLWFTALLNSVLGGPIAALMAAVGHPAADPAHPVANHYAMQVFAALVIMVILGVVRAGISMDRPGKLQQFFELIIDGIDGMLDDIVGHGARKFIPLLFTLAVFIFLCNVLGIIPTLATPTDQISATLGLAMVAFVYYNYWGIHHHGPWGYIKASFMGPMWAIAPLMLPIELVSHAARALSLSVRLMANMIAGHNITLIFAGLVPLGLPIMFEGLHMFVGLLQAYVFIMLTTVYLAGAVAEEH; this is translated from the coding sequence ATGGAACATCAGCAGTTGTGGTTCACCGCTTTGCTCAATAGTGTTCTGGGTGGTCCCATCGCCGCGTTGATGGCAGCGGTGGGCCATCCAGCCGCCGATCCGGCGCACCCCGTCGCCAACCACTATGCCATGCAGGTGTTCGCTGCTTTGGTCATCATGGTCATCCTTGGGGTGGTTCGAGCGGGAATCTCCATGGACCGGCCGGGCAAGCTGCAACAGTTCTTCGAGCTGATTATTGACGGCATTGACGGGATGCTGGATGACATCGTGGGCCACGGGGCCAGGAAATTCATCCCCTTGCTTTTCACCCTGGCAGTGTTCATCTTCCTGTGCAATGTTTTGGGAATCATCCCAACCCTGGCCACGCCCACCGATCAGATTTCCGCGACGCTGGGATTGGCGATGGTGGCTTTTGTTTATTACAACTACTGGGGCATTCATCATCATGGCCCGTGGGGATACATCAAAGCTTCTTTCATGGGACCGATGTGGGCGATTGCTCCGCTCATGCTGCCAATTGAACTGGTCAGCCACGCGGCTCGGGCGCTGTCACTTTCCGTGCGCCTTATGGCCAATATGATCGCGGGACACAACATCACGCTGATCTTCGCAGGTTTGGTTCCACTCGGATTGCCTATAATGTTCGAGGGTCTTCATATGTTTGTCGGACTATTGCAGGCGTACGTTTTCATCATGCTGACCACGGTTTATTTGGCCGGCGCAGTCGCTGAAGAGCACTAA
- a CDS encoding NADH-quinone oxidoreductase subunit N gives MLNEYFSSVDLLVLKPAILLTLFAIGVLLTDLMLEPEQKYLNAVMALAGVGFAAYSLGPWPLGLQHQMGMAGVDALEAFRGAVIVDSFGIYFMWLFLIAAALSILISIRYLEIEGENRGEYYAIMLMATVGMIFLAIGMDLITLFMGLELMVISIYILTGYLRRDRRSNEAALKYLLLGAFSSGILLYGMSLLYGLSGSTDLRIIASSISQRPAGDPLVLIAVITICGGLFFKIGAVPFHQWLPDAYEGAPHCVTAFMSVGPKAASFAFLIRMFLVPLASVRDVWLPLVIGVAIATMTIGNLAAITQTNVKRMLGYSAISHAGYMLLGIISGNENGLKGIVIYLMVYTFMNLGAMAVIVAMRRKDIIGDEIDDFAGLIYKSPTAAVLMLIFLLSLAGIPPTAGFIGKYFIFLSLIETGHYGLAVVAVLYVAVSLYYYFQIVTSMFTREATDNVAPAMAPGIRLALGISLAMTLFIGLYPDPIINIAGNTVASILR, from the coding sequence ATGCTGAACGAATATTTCTCCTCGGTTGATCTTCTGGTGCTCAAGCCAGCCATCCTGCTCACGCTCTTCGCTATCGGCGTGCTGCTGACGGATCTGATGCTGGAACCAGAGCAGAAGTATCTCAACGCCGTCATGGCGCTGGCTGGTGTGGGCTTTGCCGCCTATAGCTTGGGGCCGTGGCCACTGGGCTTGCAGCACCAGATGGGTATGGCTGGCGTGGACGCCCTGGAGGCTTTCCGCGGCGCGGTCATTGTGGATAGTTTCGGCATCTACTTCATGTGGTTGTTCCTGATCGCCGCGGCTCTCTCCATTCTTATATCCATCCGCTATCTTGAAATTGAAGGCGAGAATCGCGGGGAGTATTACGCCATCATGCTGATGGCCACCGTGGGAATGATTTTTCTGGCCATCGGCATGGACCTCATCACGCTCTTCATGGGCCTCGAGCTGATGGTCATTTCGATTTATATTCTCACCGGCTATCTGCGTCGTGACCGCCGCTCGAATGAAGCGGCGCTCAAATATCTATTGCTCGGAGCGTTTTCCTCCGGCATTCTGCTTTACGGCATGTCTCTGCTCTATGGACTGAGTGGATCAACCGACCTGCGAATTATTGCGTCGTCCATTTCGCAACGCCCGGCTGGCGACCCGCTAGTGCTCATCGCTGTCATCACTATCTGCGGCGGCTTGTTTTTCAAGATCGGCGCCGTCCCATTCCACCAATGGCTGCCGGATGCCTATGAAGGCGCGCCGCATTGCGTTACCGCCTTCATGTCCGTGGGCCCCAAGGCCGCATCGTTTGCCTTTTTGATTCGCATGTTCCTGGTCCCGCTGGCCTCGGTGCGCGACGTATGGCTCCCCCTGGTGATTGGCGTGGCCATTGCCACCATGACCATCGGAAATCTCGCGGCCATCACGCAAACCAACGTCAAGCGCATGCTGGGCTATTCAGCCATCTCGCACGCAGGTTATATGCTGCTCGGCATCATCTCCGGCAATGAGAACGGGTTGAAGGGCATTGTGATCTATCTGATGGTCTACACTTTCATGAACCTTGGCGCGATGGCGGTGATTGTGGCCATGCGTCGCAAGGATATTATCGGCGATGAGATCGACGATTTTGCGGGCTTGATCTATAAGTCTCCAACGGCGGCCGTGCTGATGCTGATCTTCCTGTTGTCGCTTGCCGGAATTCCTCCCACCGCAGGGTTTATTGGAAAGTACTTCATCTTCTTATCGCTGATTGAGACGGGCCACTACGGGCTGGCGGTTGTTGCAGTCCTCTACGTTGCCGTTTCGCTCTACTACTACTTCCAGATTGTCACTTCCATGTTTACCCGCGAAGCCACCGACAACGTCGCGCCGGCAATGGCGCCCGGCATCCGTCTGGCGCTGGGCATCAGTTTGGCGATGACCTTGTTCATCGGCCTTTATCCTGATCCCATTATTAATATTGCGGGAAACACTGTCGCCTCCATTCTCCGCTAA
- a CDS encoding AtpZ/AtpI family protein: MTSNDSIPGPSGPSAPNKQPVKKTSAWGQVARYSAIGMTIPSHLVAGWLIGTFLDWVFTKTYLNIVFVLVGIVSGFIEMIRLASRDTD; this comes from the coding sequence ATGACTTCCAACGATTCAATTCCAGGACCATCTGGTCCGTCTGCGCCGAATAAACAGCCGGTGAAGAAGACTTCCGCGTGGGGACAGGTTGCCCGCTACTCGGCGATTGGGATGACGATTCCTTCGCATCTGGTGGCCGGTTGGCTGATCGGCACATTCCTGGACTGGGTCTTCACGAAGACATACCTGAATATTGTTTTTGTCTTGGTCGGCATCGTCTCCGGGTTCATCGAAATGATCCGGCTGGCCAGCCGGGACACGGACTAG
- a CDS encoding NADH-quinone oxidoreductase subunit L, whose protein sequence is MNFLGLIWMIPLFPAAGAVAMLLFGKKLPNWLVSIICPGMVFMSFLVSVGAVYQLSSLPERQFEKILYSWVPGASFQMANGQLSNLGADWGFLLDPLSSIMILVVTGVGFLIHVYATGYMSHEGGFYRFFGYLNLFMFSMLTLVLANNYLLLFVGWEGVGVCSYLLIGFYFHKKSASDAGKKAFIANRVGDAGVVLGMFTMLATFGSIRYTNVIAQAGSGNYHLGDAAITAITLLLFIGVTGKSAQVPLYVWLPDAMEGPTPVSALIHAATMVTAGVYLMVRSNILYVLSPDTMAVVAGVGAFTAIFAATIGIAQYDIKRVLAYSTVSQLGYMVLACGVGAFGAGVFHLMTHAFFKALLFLGAGSVIHAMSGEQDMRKMGGLAKKIPYTHATFLVAALAIIGTPLFSGFFSKDEILWRTFISPVGSSILLYGVALITAGLTAFYIWRLMFMTFYGESRVDHHAAHHLHESPPVMTIPLMVLAVLSLAGGWIGWPTVLGGSNHLEHWLEPVLGPGAKILEEHAAHGEHAHSTEYMLMALSVIVAFSGLSLAYYFFIKNRAAGDSIAQNFSGVQKLLENKYYVDEVYNAVLVRGLVMNGGEALSKFDARIIDGGVNGVAWLTRLISTVSMWWDKWIVDGAVRLTALVVNLTSYPARILQTGRVQLYAFSILTGLLIFFSYYLFK, encoded by the coding sequence ATGAACTTTCTTGGACTCATCTGGATGATTCCGCTGTTCCCCGCCGCCGGGGCCGTGGCCATGCTGCTGTTTGGCAAGAAGTTGCCCAACTGGCTGGTCAGCATCATCTGCCCGGGCATGGTGTTTATGTCATTCCTGGTTTCAGTCGGAGCTGTCTATCAGCTTTCGTCCCTGCCGGAACGGCAATTCGAGAAAATTCTCTACTCCTGGGTTCCGGGTGCTTCTTTCCAGATGGCCAACGGCCAGTTGAGCAATCTCGGCGCTGACTGGGGCTTCCTGCTGGACCCTCTGTCTTCCATCATGATTCTTGTGGTAACCGGAGTCGGCTTCCTGATTCACGTTTACGCAACCGGTTACATGTCGCATGAAGGCGGCTTCTATCGCTTCTTCGGCTACTTGAATCTGTTCATGTTCTCGATGCTTACGCTGGTTCTGGCCAATAACTATCTCCTGTTGTTTGTCGGATGGGAAGGCGTGGGCGTCTGCTCCTATCTGCTGATTGGTTTCTATTTCCACAAGAAGTCCGCCTCCGATGCCGGCAAGAAGGCTTTCATCGCCAACCGCGTAGGAGATGCCGGAGTGGTCCTCGGCATGTTTACCATGCTGGCCACCTTCGGATCGATCCGTTACACCAACGTGATCGCGCAAGCCGGGAGCGGAAATTATCACCTCGGCGACGCCGCAATTACCGCGATTACGCTGCTTCTGTTCATCGGAGTAACAGGCAAGTCAGCGCAGGTGCCTCTTTACGTTTGGCTGCCGGACGCCATGGAAGGCCCCACGCCGGTCAGCGCGCTGATCCACGCGGCGACGATGGTCACGGCGGGCGTGTACCTCATGGTGCGCTCGAACATTCTCTATGTACTTTCACCGGACACCATGGCCGTGGTCGCCGGAGTCGGAGCATTCACGGCGATCTTCGCCGCAACCATCGGTATCGCTCAATATGACATCAAGCGCGTGCTGGCCTACTCCACCGTCAGCCAGCTTGGCTACATGGTGCTGGCCTGCGGCGTCGGCGCATTTGGCGCAGGCGTGTTCCATCTGATGACCCACGCTTTCTTCAAGGCTCTGCTCTTCCTTGGCGCAGGCTCCGTGATCCACGCCATGTCCGGCGAGCAGGACATGCGCAAAATGGGCGGGCTTGCGAAAAAAATTCCCTACACGCACGCGACCTTCCTCGTTGCCGCGCTGGCCATCATCGGCACTCCATTATTTTCAGGATTTTTCAGCAAGGACGAAATTCTCTGGCGGACCTTTATTAGTCCTGTCGGCTCAAGCATTTTGCTTTACGGCGTGGCCCTTATTACCGCCGGACTGACCGCCTTCTACATTTGGCGGCTGATGTTCATGACATTTTACGGGGAGTCACGCGTGGATCATCACGCAGCACATCATTTGCACGAATCGCCTCCCGTCATGACCATTCCGCTGATGGTCCTTGCCGTCCTGTCGCTCGCTGGCGGCTGGATCGGCTGGCCGACTGTGCTTGGTGGCAGCAACCATCTGGAGCATTGGCTGGAGCCGGTGCTGGGTCCCGGCGCGAAAATTCTGGAAGAGCACGCTGCGCACGGCGAACACGCTCACTCCACCGAGTACATGCTGATGGCGCTGTCGGTGATCGTCGCCTTTTCCGGTCTGTCTCTGGCCTACTATTTCTTCATCAAGAACCGCGCCGCCGGCGACAGCATCGCCCAGAACTTCAGCGGCGTGCAAAAACTTCTGGAAAACAAGTATTACGTGGACGAGGTTTACAACGCGGTGTTGGTGCGCGGCCTGGTGATGAATGGCGGCGAGGCCCTCAGCAAATTCGACGCGCGCATCATCGACGGTGGTGTGAATGGCGTGGCCTGGCTTACGCGCCTCATCTCTACTGTCTCCATGTGGTGGGATAAGTGGATTGTGGACGGCGCAGTGCGGTTGACTGCGCTGGTTGTTAACCTGACCTCCTACCCGGCGCGCATTCTGCAAACCGGGCGAGTGCAGCTTTATGCGTTTTCGATTTTGACCGGATTGCTGATTTTTTTCAGTTATTACCTGTTTAAGTAA